Proteins from a genomic interval of Deltaproteobacteria bacterium:
- the ispG gene encoding (E)-4-hydroxy-3-methylbut-2-enyl-diphosphate synthase, with the protein MEEFTRMERMPTRAVRIGKVQVGGGAQIVVQSMCATKTTAIDATVAQVHQLEKARAGIVRIAVDNPKEAAALKEIRAQTTATLSVDLQENYKMAELVAPYVDKVRYNPGHLHHIEKGKTIPQKVAWLVDIAREHDIAIRIGVNCGSVAPAFLEKYPGDQMEALIQSTLYHCQLMEELGFDRFVVSMKDSDPAKVVEANTRFAKARPDVPIHLGVTEAGLPPDGIMKSRIAFEKLLASGIGDTLRVSLTLPNDRKHEEVTAGLQIIEDVKQGRFVSVPDFGKGMNIISCPSCSRVENEKFVELAQQVKAMTAYAKEHHITIAVMGCRVNGPGETDDADLGLWCGPTTVNLKKKSVKLGNFGYDVVLGRLKIELDKLIAEQV; encoded by the coding sequence ATGGAGGAGTTCACGCGCATGGAACGAATGCCGACTCGGGCGGTGCGAATTGGAAAAGTACAAGTGGGTGGTGGCGCTCAGATCGTCGTCCAGAGCATGTGTGCCACGAAAACCACTGCCATTGATGCCACGGTAGCGCAAGTTCACCAACTCGAAAAAGCACGAGCTGGCATTGTCCGTATTGCGGTTGATAACCCAAAAGAAGCTGCGGCACTGAAAGAGATTCGTGCGCAGACTACCGCTACCCTCTCTGTCGACTTGCAAGAAAACTACAAAATGGCAGAGTTGGTCGCGCCTTACGTTGATAAGGTTCGCTACAACCCTGGTCATTTACATCACATCGAAAAGGGCAAGACCATCCCGCAAAAGGTCGCCTGGCTGGTGGATATCGCTCGTGAACATGACATTGCCATTCGGATTGGCGTAAACTGTGGCTCGGTTGCGCCTGCATTCCTCGAAAAATACCCTGGCGACCAGATGGAAGCGTTGATTCAATCCACCCTCTACCACTGCCAGTTGATGGAAGAGCTTGGGTTTGACCGCTTCGTAGTGTCGATGAAGGATTCTGACCCAGCCAAAGTTGTCGAGGCCAACACGCGCTTTGCCAAAGCCCGCCCCGATGTACCTATCCATCTGGGAGTCACAGAAGCAGGCTTACCGCCCGACGGGATCATGAAAAGCCGCATCGCCTTTGAGAAGTTGTTGGCAAGCGGGATCGGGGACACCTTACGAGTCTCCCTGACACTCCCTAATGATCGTAAGCATGAAGAAGTCACCGCAGGTTTGCAGATCATTGAAGATGTGAAGCAGGGTCGATTCGTATCGGTTCCTGACTTCGGTAAAGGGATGAACATTATTTCATGCCCAAGCTGTTCGCGGGTCGAGAACGAGAAATTTGTCGAACTTGCACAACAAGTCAAAGCCATGACTGCATATGCCAAGGAGCATCACATCACCATTGCGGTTATGGGCTGTCGGGTGAACGGCCCCGGTGAAACTGACGATGCTGACCTCGGTCTTTGGTGTGGACCAACGACCGTGAACCTGAAGAAGAAAAGTGTCAAACTCGGGAACTTCGGGTACGATGTTGTCTTGGGTCGGTTAAAGATCGAACTTGATAAGCTGATTGCTGAGCAGGTGTGA